A window of Oncorhynchus tshawytscha isolate Ot180627B linkage group LG10, Otsh_v2.0, whole genome shotgun sequence contains these coding sequences:
- the tmem102 gene encoding transmembrane protein 102, which yields MESLMSAVAPRTPALLKKASEVDFRSGATLEQLSAQVSELVTLEQGDFGDQLALEVHTAKDFIFNMLGLVQKVDQRLPVANEYLLLSGGAREGVLDLNPEELGDYAKGADFDLDFTLLVPALKLHDRNQPVTLDMRQSPPCHSWLSLRLCDPNTQARWRICCQEETDSPPDDDDEEEKREMGHKASGAVPPSLYSPHQSLDGCYMSPALVADWFWGVVGEAVDELRRSPKRGIPVPERLERNGPLTTLILQAGSSRVLYDLLPVVSFRGWPAVAQGWLTANHFWDGKITEEEAISGFYLLPCPAPLGGRPDREWRLAFSRSEVQLKKCIPYPMAQAFQAAKAVLSRLLARPRTGLSPYHLRTLLFWACDRLPPAYLSSPDPETPARLLLGLLDDLAHCILGKNCPNYFLPQCNMLEHLSDSQALLVARKLAHVRSDPTEHLRAALDQARQASQLKREAASATNGHGGSPRQGYPASGIISPSDDKLAARLQQLVTENPGKSISVFLNPDDVTRPHFRIDDKFY from the exons ATGGAGTCCCTGATGAGTGCGGTGGCCCCACGGACCCCGGCCCTGTTGAAGAAGGCCTCTGAGGTGGACTTCCGGTCGGGGGCCACACTGGAGCAGCTGTCGGCCCAGGTGTCTGAGCTGGTCACCCTGGAGCAGGGGGACTTCGGGGACCAGCTTGCCCTCGAGGTCCACACGGCCAAAGACTTCATCTTCAACATGCTGG GCCTTGTACAGAAGGTGGACCAGCGTCTCCCGGTGGCCAATGAGTACCTGCTCCTGTCTGGGGGTGCCAGGGAGGGGGTTCTGGACCTCAACCCAGAGGAGCTGGGGGACTACGCCAAGGGGGCCGATTTCGACCTGGACTTCACCCTCCTGGTGCCCGCCCTCAAGCTCCATGATCGCAACCAG CCGGTCACCCTGGACATGCGCCAGTCGCCCCCCTGCCACTCCTGGCTCTCCCTGCGGCTCTGCGACCCCAACACCCAGGCAAGATGGAGGATCTGCTGCCAGGAGGAGACAGACTCACCCCCCGACGATGATGATGAGGAAGAGAAAAGGGAAATGGGTCACAAAGCCTCTGGTGCCGTCCCCCCCTCCCTCTAC TCGCCCCACCAGTCTCTGGATGGCTGCTACATGTCCCCGGCGCTGGTGGCTGACTGGTTCTGGGGAGTGGTGGGTGAGGCGGTGGACGAGCTGAGGCGTTCCCCCAAGAGAGGCATCCCCGTCCCAGAGAGGCTGGAACGCAACGGGCCCCTGACCACCCTCATCCTCCAGGCGGGCTCCAGCCGGGTGCTCTATGACCTGCTGCCAGTGGTGTCCTTCCGGGGCTGGCCCGCCGTGGCCCAGGGCTGGCTGACGGCCAATCACTTCTGGGACGGGAAGATCACAGAGGAGGAGGCTATCTCTGGGTTCTACCTGCTGCCCTGCCCGGCTCCGCTGGGGGGGAGGCCCGACCGGGAGTGGAGGCTGGCCTTCTCACGCAGCGAG GTGCAGCTGAAGAAGTGCATTCCGTACCCCATGGCCCAGGCCTTCCAGGCTGCCAAGGCTGTCCTCTCCCGCCTCCTGGCTCGCCCCCGCACTGGCCTCAGCCCCTACCACCTTCGCACCCTCCTCTTCTGGGCCTGTGACCGCCTACCGCCCGCCTACCTCTCCTCGCCTGACCCAGAAACCCCCGCCCGCCTCCTCCTGGGCCTCCTGGATGATCTGGCCCATTGCATCCTGGGTAAGAACTGCCCCAACTACTTTCTGCCCCAGTGCAACATGCTGGAGCACCTGTCGGACAGCCAAGCCCTGCTGGTGGCCCGGAAGCTGGCCCATGTCCGGTCTGACCCGACCGAGCACCTACGGGCGGCCCTGGACCAGGCCAGACAGGCGAGCCAGCTGAAGAGGGAAGCAGCGAGCGCTACCAACGGGCACGGAGGGTCGCCCAGGCAAGGTTACCCGGCCAGCGGCATCATCTCGCCCTCGGACGACAAACTGGCTGCCAGGCTGCAGCAGCTGGTGACCGAGAACCCCGGGAAGTCGATTTCTGTTTTTCTCAACCCCGATGATGTCACAAGGCCGCACTTCCGCATCGATGACAAGTTCTACTGA